Proteins encoded in a region of the Candidatus Limnocylindrales bacterium genome:
- a CDS encoding UvrD-helicase domain-containing protein — MSAAASIDAIEDVEQRRLALDVGQSFVVQAPAGSGKTGLLVQRFLALLARVERPEAVLAITFTRKAAGEMRRRIIDALRDAEESRMPPVDDFARQSRELASAVLARDAALGWQLLRSPSRLQVFTIDSYCSRIVSGTPLLSRLGSTPRVVEHPNALYREAARRTLSSEGRAGLAEPLEVLLERYEMGLDRLEAQLVAMLSRRDQWLEGVSEHSDDEAAWVARIEAAMTKALAAEVAEVAAGLDDGFFDRIHDVAVRSRAQPDAQPEDWPTLGATHFLGPRIESAPAWKQAAALLAKKGELRTPRSNSDDVHGGDPTTKALLDGLLEEIAGLPEAHGKAWRRALKRSTKLASSPRFGEEGRAALGAFLAVLRHAAATLWLVFREHREVDFAQVALAAVDALRPGETLENLDARIEHILVDEFQDTSVLQCGLLRGLTSGWQHGDGRTLFLVGDPMQSIYRFRKAEVGLFLSARRDADFLATCPLTSLGLVVNFRSTRSIVGWVNGAFSTLLGDHDDAARSLVAFASASTRPRAAEGIAVDFVMWDSPSLPRDADADAVEAAGLADWIAADARERRTRGAASAGHAPIAVLVRGRSHALPLLRALESRAPDVRLRAPGLDMLGDRGVAQDLEALTRAIVHPGDRLSWLAVLHSPQVGLPFSDLALLVEPSVAATSARRATAIPLLLRDREALSRVGDDSRRRIARLLGILDAARAELATRSIDSVVRTAWLRLGGLASPSQTTGTAALDADAFFDLLASHARGGSVDLDDLAAALADTEAAVDLDADADVEIMTMHKAKGLEFDTVILPALGRGTGGNDGMPLAMETNAKTGLLAMVAPREARGRNDEDGDKYVFLQHREKRRGDNERLRVLYVAATRAKHRLILSAAHGRLSKKTGKPHVASLLAALEPALPLTSARIAMVADPPAGVRAPSLRLGVEPALASVPAGIVDRSVSSAAPSALAEVTPKFFSHSRKSAHIGTVYHAFVQRIAGDGPDAWPPARVTAERTVIAHALRSAGVLPVELDDAVARVSAALVATLEDADGRWLLAAHDDARSEWAMLAYTDRDRRLTSAAVDRSFVENGTRWIVDFKTGRPGEPTEDDETLVPAADPVDAVRRQYAPQLARYRDLVRGRCGDDLPVRAVLYFAEWPSGRLQDVTGLLDQMAANPEHAASNLAR, encoded by the coding sequence ATGAGCGCCGCCGCGTCGATCGATGCGATCGAGGACGTCGAGCAGCGGCGCCTGGCGCTCGACGTCGGGCAGAGCTTCGTCGTGCAGGCTCCTGCAGGCAGCGGCAAGACGGGGCTTCTCGTGCAGCGTTTCCTCGCGTTGCTCGCGCGCGTCGAGCGCCCGGAAGCGGTGCTTGCGATCACGTTTACCCGCAAGGCTGCCGGCGAGATGCGCCGCCGCATCATCGATGCGCTGCGCGACGCCGAGGAAAGCCGCATGCCGCCCGTGGACGACTTCGCGCGGCAGAGCCGCGAGCTTGCGAGCGCGGTTCTGGCGCGCGACGCGGCGCTCGGCTGGCAACTGCTGCGCTCGCCGTCGCGGCTGCAGGTCTTCACCATCGACAGCTACTGCTCGCGGATCGTGTCGGGCACGCCGCTGCTGTCGCGACTCGGCAGCACGCCGCGTGTGGTCGAGCATCCGAACGCGCTCTACCGCGAAGCCGCACGCCGCACGCTGTCGTCGGAGGGACGCGCCGGGCTTGCCGAGCCGCTCGAGGTCCTGCTCGAGCGCTACGAGATGGGCCTCGACAGGCTCGAAGCGCAGCTGGTCGCAATGCTTTCCCGCCGCGACCAGTGGCTCGAGGGAGTGAGCGAGCACAGCGACGACGAAGCCGCGTGGGTCGCCCGCATCGAAGCTGCAATGACCAAAGCGCTCGCCGCCGAGGTCGCCGAGGTCGCCGCCGGCCTGGACGATGGTTTCTTCGATCGCATTCACGATGTCGCGGTCCGAAGCCGCGCGCAGCCTGACGCGCAGCCCGAGGACTGGCCGACGCTCGGCGCGACGCATTTTCTCGGCCCCCGGATCGAATCGGCACCGGCCTGGAAACAGGCCGCGGCACTGCTCGCGAAGAAAGGCGAGCTGCGCACGCCGCGAAGCAACAGCGACGACGTGCACGGCGGCGATCCGACGACGAAAGCGCTCCTCGACGGCCTGCTCGAGGAGATCGCCGGGCTCCCGGAGGCGCACGGCAAGGCCTGGCGCCGCGCGCTCAAGCGCTCGACGAAGCTCGCGAGCTCGCCGCGGTTTGGCGAAGAAGGCCGCGCCGCGCTCGGCGCGTTCCTCGCCGTGCTCCGGCATGCGGCGGCGACCCTTTGGCTCGTGTTCCGCGAGCATCGCGAAGTGGACTTCGCGCAGGTTGCCCTCGCAGCGGTCGATGCGCTGCGTCCCGGCGAGACGCTCGAAAACCTCGACGCGCGCATCGAGCACATTCTCGTCGACGAGTTCCAGGATACGAGCGTGCTGCAGTGCGGCCTGCTGCGCGGCCTGACGTCGGGATGGCAGCACGGCGACGGGCGCACGCTCTTTCTGGTCGGCGATCCGATGCAATCGATCTACCGCTTCCGCAAGGCGGAAGTCGGGCTGTTCCTGTCGGCGCGCCGTGATGCCGATTTCCTCGCGACCTGTCCGCTGACCTCGCTCGGCCTGGTCGTCAACTTCCGCTCGACGCGAAGCATCGTCGGCTGGGTCAACGGCGCATTCTCGACGCTGCTCGGCGATCACGACGATGCGGCGCGCTCGCTCGTTGCATTCGCGTCGGCTTCGACCCGCCCGCGAGCCGCCGAAGGCATAGCCGTCGATTTCGTGATGTGGGACTCGCCGTCGCTGCCGCGCGACGCCGATGCAGACGCTGTCGAAGCGGCGGGTCTCGCCGACTGGATCGCGGCCGACGCTCGCGAGCGCCGCACGCGCGGCGCGGCGTCGGCCGGCCACGCACCGATCGCAGTGCTCGTGCGCGGCCGCAGTCATGCGCTGCCATTGCTGCGGGCACTCGAGAGCCGCGCCCCCGACGTGCGGCTTCGCGCTCCGGGCCTCGACATGCTCGGCGACCGCGGGGTCGCGCAGGATCTCGAGGCGCTGACGCGCGCGATCGTTCATCCCGGTGATCGGCTGAGCTGGCTCGCCGTGCTGCATTCGCCTCAGGTCGGCCTGCCGTTTTCCGATCTCGCGCTGCTCGTCGAGCCCAGCGTTGCGGCGACGTCCGCGCGGCGCGCCACGGCGATCCCGCTGCTGCTTCGCGATCGCGAAGCGCTGTCGCGGGTCGGCGACGATTCGCGCCGCCGCATCGCTCGCCTGCTCGGCATCCTCGACGCTGCGCGCGCGGAGCTCGCCACGCGCAGCATCGACTCGGTCGTACGCACCGCGTGGCTGCGTCTCGGCGGACTGGCGTCACCTTCGCAGACGACCGGTACGGCTGCACTCGACGCCGATGCGTTCTTCGATCTGCTCGCGTCGCATGCGCGTGGCGGCAGCGTCGATCTCGACGACCTCGCCGCGGCGCTGGCAGACACCGAAGCAGCGGTCGATCTCGATGCGGACGCGGACGTCGAGATCATGACGATGCACAAGGCCAAGGGGCTCGAGTTCGACACGGTGATCCTGCCGGCGCTCGGGCGCGGTACCGGCGGCAACGACGGAATGCCGCTGGCGATGGAAACCAATGCGAAGACCGGCCTGCTGGCGATGGTCGCGCCGCGCGAGGCGCGCGGCCGCAACGACGAGGACGGCGACAAGTACGTCTTCCTGCAGCATCGCGAAAAGCGGCGCGGCGACAACGAGCGCCTGCGCGTGCTCTACGTTGCCGCGACTCGCGCGAAACATCGCCTGATCCTGTCGGCAGCGCACGGACGGCTGAGCAAGAAGACCGGGAAGCCGCACGTTGCGTCGTTGCTCGCGGCGCTCGAGCCGGCGCTGCCGTTGACGAGTGCACGCATTGCGATGGTTGCCGACCCGCCGGCAGGCGTGCGGGCGCCGTCACTGCGACTCGGTGTCGAGCCGGCGCTGGCGAGCGTGCCGGCCGGCATCGTCGATCGCTCGGTGTCTTCCGCGGCACCGTCGGCGCTGGCGGAGGTAACGCCGAAGTTCTTTTCCCACAGCCGCAAATCTGCGCACATCGGCACCGTCTACCACGCATTCGTGCAGCGCATCGCCGGTGACGGGCCCGACGCCTGGCCGCCGGCGCGCGTCACGGCCGAACGCACGGTGATCGCACATGCCCTTCGCAGCGCAGGCGTATTGCCGGTGGAGCTCGACGATGCGGTCGCACGCGTAAGCGCTGCGCTGGTCGCGACGCTCGAAGACGCCGACGGCCGGTGGCTTCTCGCGGCGCACGACGACGCACGGTCGGAGTGGGCGATGCTTGCCTACACCGACCGCGACCGGCGGCTCACCAGCGCAGCCGTCGATCGCAGCTTCGTCGAGAACGGCACGCGATGGATCGTCGACTTCAAGACGGGCCGTCCCGGCGAGCCCACCGAGGATGACGAGACGCTCGTCCCGGCTGCCGACCCGGTCGACGCGGTGCGCCGCCAGTACGCGCCCCAGTTGGCTCGTTATCGCGATCTGGTGCGCGGGCGCTGCGGAGACGACCTCCCGGTTCGCGCGGTCCTCTATTTCGCCGAGTGGCCGTCCGGCCGACTGCAGGACGTCACCGGCCTGCTCGATCAGATGGCTGCGAATCCAGAGCATGCCGCAAGTAACCTTGCGCGCTGA
- a CDS encoding PAS domain S-box protein — MKDISPASASIFRLAVDLSPTGMLMVDAAGRIVLVNRELERLFGYTREELIGQPIELLVPPAAEAMHPQYRESFLADPHARPMGAGRELFGRCKNGSLVAVEIGLNPVEDSGQRYVLASVVDISARRGAEQRFHAAFESSPHGMVMVDAGGNIVMVNREVERLFGYTRDELVGRPVEVLVPERFRNAHPSHRASFMDDPRARAMGAGRELFGLRKDGAEIPIEIGLNPVSTDLGNFVLSSIVDITLRKRAEQELRESEERFRTLVENVQDYAIYMLDAQGRVASWNAGAERIEGYNAVEILGSPFDRFFTEEDIRDGAPRLILANAASDGRHEMEGWRVRKDGTRFFSNVLVTALRSATGKLRGFVTFTRDITQRRELESQLMQAQKMEAVGTLAGGIAHDFNNILGAMVGYAELVKADMPIGSAAASDLSQLLHAAERGRSLVKRILAFSRQQPDERQPIDLETSINESLHLLRATLPATIEIAHRFDRGTPQVTADPTQIHQVIMNLVTNAAHAMSDRGGRLAVSLSPLLVDSSLTRIHPNLKPGLHARLQVADTGGGIPSDIIDRVFEPFFTTKPPGQGSGLGLAVVHGIVRSHGGSLGIRSEPQAGTTVDVYLPATDMDIATRPAPVEEVQAPKGSGQHVLLVDDEPVLAQLGRRTLERLGYRVTAVTSSPQALELVRKDTMSFDLVLTDYTMPQLTGTALARAIHEIRPDIPVVLMSGYSEGIEPQALADAGVEEVIGKPVTTEMLASVLHRRLGDRRLH; from the coding sequence ATGAAGGATATTTCTCCGGCCAGCGCCAGCATTTTTCGTCTGGCGGTCGATCTGTCTCCGACCGGAATGCTGATGGTCGATGCGGCCGGTCGCATTGTGCTCGTCAATCGCGAGCTCGAGCGCCTGTTCGGATACACGCGCGAAGAGCTGATCGGCCAGCCGATCGAGCTGCTGGTGCCGCCGGCGGCCGAAGCGATGCATCCGCAGTACCGCGAGAGTTTTCTCGCCGATCCGCACGCCAGGCCGATGGGCGCAGGCCGCGAGCTGTTCGGCCGCTGCAAGAACGGATCGCTCGTGGCCGTCGAGATCGGGCTGAATCCGGTCGAAGACAGTGGCCAGCGGTATGTTCTCGCGTCGGTCGTCGACATCAGCGCACGGCGCGGCGCCGAGCAGCGTTTTCACGCCGCATTCGAATCGTCGCCGCACGGCATGGTCATGGTCGACGCCGGCGGCAACATCGTCATGGTCAACCGCGAGGTCGAGCGTCTGTTCGGTTACACGCGCGACGAGCTGGTCGGCCGTCCGGTCGAAGTCCTCGTCCCCGAGCGTTTCCGCAACGCGCATCCGAGCCATCGCGCGAGCTTCATGGACGATCCGCGTGCGCGAGCGATGGGCGCGGGCCGCGAGCTGTTCGGCCTGCGCAAGGACGGCGCCGAGATCCCGATCGAGATCGGGCTCAATCCGGTTTCCACCGATCTCGGAAACTTCGTGCTGAGCTCGATCGTCGACATCACGCTGCGCAAACGCGCCGAGCAGGAGCTGCGCGAGAGCGAAGAACGCTTCCGTACGCTCGTCGAGAACGTCCAGGATTACGCGATCTACATGCTCGACGCGCAGGGACGCGTGGCGAGCTGGAACGCCGGCGCCGAACGCATCGAAGGCTACAACGCCGTCGAGATCCTCGGCAGCCCGTTCGACCGATTTTTTACGGAGGAAGATATTCGCGACGGCGCGCCGCGGCTGATCCTTGCCAATGCGGCGTCCGACGGACGGCACGAAATGGAAGGCTGGCGCGTGCGCAAGGACGGTACGCGCTTCTTCTCGAACGTGCTGGTGACGGCGCTGCGCAGCGCGACCGGCAAACTGCGGGGTTTCGTCACGTTCACGCGCGACATCACGCAGCGGCGCGAGCTCGAGTCGCAGCTCATGCAGGCGCAAAAAATGGAAGCGGTCGGTACGCTGGCCGGCGGCATCGCGCACGACTTCAACAACATCCTCGGCGCGATGGTCGGATACGCGGAGCTAGTCAAGGCCGACATGCCGATCGGCAGCGCGGCTGCCTCCGATCTTTCGCAGCTCCTCCATGCCGCCGAACGCGGCCGCAGCCTCGTCAAGCGCATCCTCGCGTTCAGCCGCCAGCAGCCCGATGAACGGCAACCGATCGACCTGGAGACCTCGATCAATGAATCGCTGCATCTCCTGCGTGCAACGCTGCCGGCCACGATCGAGATTGCGCATCGTTTCGATCGGGGAACTCCCCAGGTCACCGCCGATCCGACGCAGATCCACCAGGTGATCATGAATCTGGTGACCAATGCTGCGCATGCGATGTCGGATCGCGGCGGGCGGCTCGCCGTCTCGCTTTCTCCGCTGCTCGTCGATTCGTCGCTGACGCGGATCCATCCGAACCTCAAGCCCGGCCTGCACGCGCGCCTGCAGGTCGCCGATACCGGCGGCGGCATTCCGTCCGACATCATCGATCGCGTGTTCGAGCCGTTCTTCACGACCAAGCCTCCGGGCCAGGGTTCGGGTCTCGGGCTTGCCGTCGTGCACGGGATCGTGCGCTCGCACGGCGGAAGCCTCGGCATCCGCAGCGAGCCGCAAGCCGGCACGACCGTGGACGTGTATCTGCCGGCGACCGACATGGACATCGCCACGCGCCCGGCGCCGGTCGAGGAAGTCCAGGCTCCGAAGGGAAGCGGCCAGCACGTGCTTCTGGTCGACGACGAGCCGGTGCTTGCGCAGCTCGGCCGCCGCACGCTCGAGCGCCTCGGCTATCGCGTCACCGCGGTAACGTCGTCACCGCAAGCGCTCGAGCTCGTGCGCAAGGACACGATGTCGTTCGACCTCGTGCTGACGGACTATACGATGCCGCAGCTTACCGGCACGGCGCTCGCGCGCGCCATCCATGAGATCCGGCCGGATATTCCGGTCGTGCTGATGAGCGGTTACAGCGAGGGCATCGAGCCGCAAGCTCTCGCGGATGCGGGAGTTGAAGAGGTGATCGGCAAGCCGGTCACGACCGAGATGCTGGCGTCGGTGCTGCATCGGCGCCTCGGTGACCGGCGCCTGCACTGA
- a CDS encoding PD-(D/E)XK nuclease family protein yields the protein MPDAAHDAELLRLVDSDPPAWIVTPTRRLARALTLRVAELRAAAGREVGDAASIDSVDDWMRRLGLQLLAHRAASGRPARVLLSPQAERLAWEKIIFRMPGDLPRELLDVSALAGTAATAWERCCLWGEPSWSDPMTQDAEAFRDWLPAFRAWLDERDFVTAAELPALIADAIEHDDLGAPLPAILVAPAFEKHEPALARIVAALGARGIQIRDRITQPARAAAAAQVWRAATPASELRTVAARIRERLIADPNLRVAVLTPDPSAYGARLERIFEEELDAPGMLTIGAVSRRRFDYAEAPKLADYPLVAGALELLALPSHGVDFGAASRILLGEFPRTVSAAGAGAPIDNGADDRIRRGTIEARLRRERAAALRLAFSETSLATALRKGGLERRARALETISRRLEADNGKRRSPSGWRSEWIDRLEMCDWPGPLRGDVEGLVFRRWRDAMDAFAMLEFVEQSMDASEALRRLREICEQTPVQPASEHHSVQVMNLLDAAGLDFDVVYAIGMTASVFPAAPRPNPLLPVRWQRVQPGMPRVSVEAERELADRVWQRVLRSAGEVHASYASAGDSGEDNVASACIAGLEPMDAGRSEGVAWWAAASAALEPRPAEKPVAPLVRSGGASILRHQSDCPFRAFAAVRLGAEPLDAIGPQPNASQRGTLVHAALAAAYRLIPTSDDLKGLGNGNIDELARDVARETVDGAGDVFDDAPDLAASARMWLAELVASWMRHERDDRRGPWAVESLEADFTGTFPPDAETPLTFHYRPDRIDRVEDGALVIIDFKTSGSAKTPSAWNGDRPAEPQLPLYLALRMAAGYSVDGIAFGNLSARDACVLAGAGAREFSDKFAPPTRKKLRTRADYDTAVSAYLAATSELAHAYLRGDAGVDPRKSAVCTLCRGHALCRVGESGAADDQNGEEENGE from the coding sequence TTGCCCGACGCTGCCCACGACGCAGAGCTGCTTCGCCTCGTCGACTCCGATCCGCCGGCCTGGATTGTCACGCCGACCCGAAGACTCGCGCGCGCGTTGACGCTTCGGGTCGCCGAGCTTCGGGCCGCGGCGGGTCGCGAAGTCGGTGACGCCGCGTCCATCGATTCGGTCGACGACTGGATGCGGCGGCTCGGCCTCCAGCTCCTCGCACACCGGGCGGCGAGCGGGCGTCCGGCCCGCGTACTTCTGTCACCGCAAGCCGAGCGGCTCGCGTGGGAGAAGATCATCTTTCGCATGCCGGGCGATCTTCCGCGCGAGCTGCTCGACGTCAGCGCGCTCGCGGGCACGGCGGCGACGGCGTGGGAACGCTGCTGTCTTTGGGGTGAGCCGTCGTGGTCGGATCCGATGACACAGGATGCCGAGGCATTTCGCGACTGGTTGCCGGCATTTCGCGCGTGGCTCGACGAACGCGACTTCGTCACGGCAGCCGAGCTGCCGGCTCTGATTGCCGATGCGATCGAGCACGACGATTTGGGCGCTCCGTTGCCGGCAATCCTCGTCGCGCCGGCGTTCGAAAAGCACGAGCCTGCGCTCGCGCGGATCGTCGCAGCACTCGGCGCGCGCGGCATCCAGATCCGCGACCGTATCACGCAACCGGCAAGAGCGGCCGCCGCTGCGCAGGTCTGGCGCGCGGCGACGCCGGCGTCCGAGCTGCGCACCGTTGCCGCCCGCATTCGGGAACGCCTCATTGCCGACCCCAATCTGCGCGTCGCCGTTCTTACGCCCGATCCGTCGGCCTACGGAGCGCGACTCGAGCGAATCTTCGAAGAAGAGCTCGATGCGCCGGGAATGCTCACAATCGGCGCCGTCTCCAGGCGCCGCTTCGACTACGCCGAGGCTCCGAAACTCGCCGACTATCCGCTGGTCGCCGGGGCCCTCGAGCTGCTTGCGCTGCCTTCGCACGGCGTCGATTTCGGCGCGGCATCGCGCATCCTGCTCGGTGAGTTTCCGCGCACGGTAAGCGCGGCCGGCGCCGGCGCGCCGATCGACAATGGCGCAGACGACCGCATCCGTCGCGGCACCATAGAAGCGCGCCTCAGGCGCGAGCGCGCTGCGGCGCTCAGGCTCGCGTTCAGCGAGACGAGTCTTGCGACTGCGCTTCGCAAGGGTGGACTGGAGCGGCGCGCACGCGCGCTCGAGACCATTTCGCGCAGGCTCGAAGCCGACAACGGCAAGAGGCGATCTCCGAGCGGCTGGCGCAGCGAATGGATCGATCGCCTCGAGATGTGCGACTGGCCGGGCCCGCTGCGCGGCGACGTCGAGGGCCTGGTGTTCCGCCGCTGGCGGGACGCGATGGACGCGTTCGCGATGCTCGAGTTCGTCGAGCAGTCGATGGATGCGTCAGAAGCTCTGCGCCGTCTTCGCGAGATCTGCGAGCAGACGCCCGTGCAGCCGGCTTCCGAGCATCACAGCGTCCAGGTCATGAACCTGCTCGACGCCGCAGGGCTGGACTTCGACGTCGTCTACGCGATCGGGATGACGGCAAGCGTTTTTCCGGCAGCGCCGCGGCCGAATCCGCTGCTGCCCGTCCGCTGGCAGCGCGTGCAGCCGGGAATGCCGCGGGTTTCCGTCGAAGCCGAGCGTGAGCTCGCCGACCGCGTGTGGCAGCGCGTGCTCCGATCGGCCGGGGAGGTGCATGCGAGCTATGCGAGCGCCGGAGACAGCGGCGAAGACAACGTCGCGTCCGCATGCATCGCCGGCCTCGAGCCGATGGATGCCGGCCGCAGCGAAGGAGTTGCGTGGTGGGCTGCTGCCTCGGCTGCATTGGAACCGAGGCCTGCGGAGAAACCTGTCGCGCCGCTGGTGCGAAGCGGAGGCGCATCGATCCTGCGCCATCAGAGCGACTGTCCGTTTCGTGCGTTCGCAGCCGTACGGCTCGGCGCCGAACCGCTCGACGCCATCGGCCCGCAGCCGAATGCATCCCAGCGCGGCACGCTCGTGCACGCCGCGCTCGCCGCTGCGTACCGGCTGATCCCGACCTCCGACGACCTCAAGGGACTGGGGAATGGAAATATCGACGAGCTTGCACGCGACGTTGCGCGGGAAACCGTCGACGGCGCGGGCGACGTGTTCGACGACGCGCCCGATCTTGCCGCGTCCGCGCGCATGTGGCTCGCCGAGCTCGTCGCTTCGTGGATGCGTCACGAGCGCGACGACCGCCGCGGACCGTGGGCAGTGGAATCGCTCGAAGCGGATTTCACCGGGACGTTCCCGCCGGACGCCGAGACGCCGCTGACTTTCCACTACCGGCCGGACCGCATCGATCGCGTCGAAGACGGCGCGCTCGTCATCATCGATTTCAAGACTTCCGGTTCGGCCAAGACTCCGAGCGCGTGGAACGGCGACCGGCCGGCCGAGCCGCAGCTTCCGCTGTATCTCGCGCTGCGCATGGCTGCCGGCTACAGCGTCGACGGCATTGCGTTCGGCAATCTTTCGGCTCGCGACGCCTGCGTGCTCGCAGGCGCCGGGGCGCGTGAGTTCTCGGACAAGTTCGCGCCGCCGACCAGGAAGAAGCTGAGGACCAGGGCCGACTACGACACCGCGGTCTCGGCCTATCTCGCCGCAACGAGCGAGCTCGCGCACGCCTATCTGCGAGGCGATGCCGGCGTCGATCCGCGCAAATCGGCCGTCTGCACGCTCTGTCGCGGACACGCGCTGTGCCGTGTGGGCGAGAGCGGCGCAGCCGACGACCAGAACGGCGAAGAGGAGAACGGCGAATGA
- a CDS encoding DUF1499 domain-containing protein: protein MATIQRSTSAAAQYGSTLGVAAAILGVVGVSCAALGLLPPIGGFALVVLALGMSLIGLVMSIVGYVATAPAKNREGRSSAVRGLALCAMVLVAILVPASKGRGVPRINDITTDTEDPPKFVAALNANPGRDMSYPEGFAAQQNEGYQDLASLVLGYPPAVAYEKVRAALASMPRMEIIGESREEGRIEATETSSLFHFADDVVVRLRPYAEGGTRVDVRSKSRVGKGDLGVNANRIRALFARIRASDPPPGD, encoded by the coding sequence ATGGCTACCATCCAACGTTCCACATCGGCAGCGGCACAGTATGGAAGCACGCTCGGCGTCGCCGCGGCCATCCTCGGCGTGGTCGGCGTCAGCTGTGCGGCACTCGGCCTGCTTCCGCCGATCGGCGGATTCGCGCTCGTCGTGCTCGCTCTCGGTATGTCGCTGATCGGCCTGGTGATGTCGATCGTCGGCTACGTTGCAACCGCGCCCGCCAAGAACCGCGAAGGTCGCAGCTCTGCCGTTCGCGGCCTCGCGCTTTGCGCGATGGTGCTGGTCGCGATCCTGGTTCCCGCGTCGAAAGGCCGCGGCGTGCCGCGCATCAACGACATCACCACCGACACCGAAGATCCGCCGAAGTTCGTCGCCGCGCTCAACGCGAATCCCGGCCGCGACATGAGCTACCCGGAAGGGTTCGCTGCGCAGCAGAACGAAGGCTACCAGGATCTTGCGTCGCTGGTCCTCGGCTATCCGCCGGCGGTTGCGTACGAGAAGGTGCGCGCTGCGCTCGCCAGCATGCCGCGCATGGAGATCATCGGCGAGAGCCGCGAAGAGGGCCGCATCGAAGCCACCGAGACGTCGTCGCTGTTTCATTTCGCCGATGACGTCGTCGTGCGCCTGCGCCCGTATGCCGAGGGGGGAACGCGCGTCGACGTGCGCTCGAAGTCGCGCGTCGGCAAAGGCGACCTCGGAGTCAACGCGAACCGCATCCGCGCGCTGTTCGCACGGATCCGCGCGAGCGATCCGCCGCCCGGGGACTGA
- a CDS encoding enoyl-CoA hydratase-related protein translates to MLVRIERPAGHPHVALVTIDRPAKANSLNPAALRELAAAWREIAGNEDIRCAVLTGAGERVFCSGMDLRETIPVAQALARGETIDAEAFEGLRSVGTATLAAFDLTKPLVAAVNGHCRGGGFDMMLACEMRVAVPEATFALEEVALGLFPTGHAAVMLPRQIAWVHAQEILLTAKPFSAARALEVGLLNRVVERDRLLDAAFELADAVVGNAPLAVRATRSGVREMLHLPLEDAYRRQEELGRPLRRTEDAREAQRAFVEKRKPRWQGR, encoded by the coding sequence ATGCTCGTCCGCATCGAACGGCCCGCCGGCCATCCGCATGTCGCTCTGGTTACGATCGACCGGCCCGCCAAGGCCAACTCGCTCAATCCCGCGGCCCTCCGCGAGCTTGCCGCCGCATGGCGCGAGATCGCCGGCAACGAGGACATCCGCTGCGCGGTGCTGACCGGCGCAGGCGAGCGCGTGTTCTGCAGCGGGATGGACCTTCGCGAGACCATCCCGGTGGCCCAGGCGCTTGCCCGCGGCGAAACCATCGATGCCGAAGCCTTCGAAGGCCTGCGTTCGGTCGGGACGGCAACCCTTGCAGCCTTCGATCTCACCAAGCCGCTGGTCGCGGCCGTGAACGGTCACTGCCGCGGCGGCGGCTTCGACATGATGCTCGCGTGCGAGATGCGCGTCGCCGTGCCGGAGGCGACGTTCGCGCTGGAGGAAGTCGCGCTCGGGCTCTTTCCGACCGGACATGCGGCCGTGATGTTGCCGAGGCAGATCGCGTGGGTGCACGCGCAGGAGATCCTGCTGACGGCGAAGCCTTTTTCCGCGGCGCGCGCGCTCGAGGTCGGCCTCCTCAACCGCGTGGTCGAACGCGATCGCCTTCTGGATGCGGCATTCGAGCTCGCCGACGCGGTGGTCGGCAACGCGCCGCTTGCCGTGCGCGCCACGCGCAGCGGCGTTCGCGAAATGCTTCATCTGCCGCTCGAGGACGCGTACCGTCGCCAGGAAGAGCTCGGACGCCCGCTTCGCCGCACCGAGGATGCTCGCGAAGCGCAGCGCGCATTCGTCGAGAAGCGCAAGCCGCGCTGGCAGGGTCGGTAG